From the Mangifera indica cultivar Alphonso chromosome 10, CATAS_Mindica_2.1, whole genome shotgun sequence genome, one window contains:
- the LOC123227068 gene encoding probable E3 ubiquitin-protein ligase BAH1-like codes for MKFGEAFTEYLHGGQEGFLEKYSHVEYKKLKKVLKTCRACKELNDSSKFEQNGDHHDSRSESESYQCQSCALCDQMFFSELMKEASDIAGCFSSRARHLLHLHVARGMQRYVLQIRQCFKNDQQAMMEEGRMLIEYVTMNATAIQKILKKYDKVHGSVNGKNFKLKMRAEHIELLQSPWLIELGALYLNFNGIDNGESIEISGHFSCKFNPSEPLMEFTLMNSIKLKYDLTCAICLDMVFNPYALNCGHLFCKFCACSAASVLMIEGLKAASPDSKCPICRQAGVYANAVHMLELDLLIKRRFKDYWKERMHAARAEMVKQAKEFWESQTKYMIGYY; via the exons ATGAAGTTTGGAGAAGCTTTTACAGAGTACTTGCACGGAGGTCAAGAGGGGTTTTTGGAGAAGTATTCTCACGTTGAGTATAAGAAACTTAAGAAAGTTTTGAAGACTTGCAGAGCTTGTAAAGAGCTTAATGATTCTTCCAAATTTGAGCAAAATGGAGATCACCATGACAGCCGCTCCGAGTCTGAGTCGTATCAATGCCAATCTTGTGCtt TGTGTGATCAGATGTTCTTCTCTGAGTTGATGAAGGAAGCTTCAGATATAGCTGGATGCTTTAGTTCTAGAGCTAGACATCTCCTGCATCTTCATGTTGCTCGGGGAATGCAGAGATATGTATTGCAAATACGTCAATGTTTCAAAAATGATCAGCAGGCCATGATGGAAGAAGGAAGGATGTTGATTGAATATGTTACAATGAATGCAACTGCTATTCAAAAAATCCTCAAGAAATATGATAAA GTGCATGGCTCTGTGAATGGGAagaattttaaattgaagatgaGGGCTGAGCATATAGAGCTTTTGCAATCCCCTTGGCTGATAGAACTGGGagctttatatttgaattttaatggaATAGATAATGGAGAATCCATTGAAATTTCCGGTCATTTTTCCTGCAAATTCAATCCTTCAGAGCCTCTGATGGAGTTCACACTTATGAATTCTATAAAGCTAAAATATGATCTAACTTGTGCCATTTGCTTG GATATGGTTTTTAATCCATACGCTTTAAATTGCGGCCACCTCTTTTGCAAGTTTTGCGCTTGCTCAGCTGCTTCTGTTTTAATGATTGAAGGCCTTAAAGCAGCTAGTCCAGATTCAAAGTGTCCAATCTGCAGACAG GCTGGAGTATATGCAAATGCAGTCCACATGCTTGAACTAGACCTGTTAATAAAAAGAAG GTTCAAAGACTactggaaggagaggatgcATGCAGCACGTGCGGAGATGGTGAAACAAGCTAAGGAGTTCTGGGAGTCACAAACCAAATACATGATTGGGTACTACTGA